CCAATTTTTCGAGCATACTCGACGGCAGAATCTCCGCCGGCGATGTTATAAATCCTTTGCCGTCCGTCGTCGGCTCGTAAACGGAGAAATACCATTTGCCGTTTTGTGTTGTGATTTTTCCGTCAATGCCGTTGAGCATAAACCCGTCGCTGGCAGGAACAGGTTTATGAAATGGACTTTCCTCCGCAAGACAGCAGCAGCTTAACAAAATAGAAAGCAGAACAACAGTGTTAATCTGTGTTAATCCGTGTCTAAAAACAACAGTGTTAATCTGTGTCTTTTTCATTTCCAAATTCCCTGTAATATTTCGACTGCTTTTTCGGCGTCCTCGGCCTGTACGATATAGTTTTTGCAGCCGGGGTCGTCTTTGGCCATCAGTTCCACTAATGGCGTCCAGAAATCGCCTAACAGTATAATCGGTTTGGCCGGTTTTACAAAGCCTTTGTTTGCCGATTCCCAGATTTCCGCAAGCTCTAAAAGTGTGCCTGTCCCGCCGGGCAAAACAGCGTAAGCATCGCCTATTTCGACTAATTTGCCGACTCTTTGCGTAAGGTTTTCTGTGATAATGTTGTCTGTGATGAATTCGTTTGGCCCTTTTTTGCCGAAAGCCGTGCAGGTAACGCCGATGGTTTTTCCGCAGGCAAGTTTCGCGCCTTTGGCGCTTGCGGTCATTATGCCCTTGTACCCGCCGTTAGCGATTACAAATCCCGCCTCCGCGCAGAGCTTGCCGAATTGGTAAGCAAGATTAAAAACCTCATCGCCTTCTTTGGCTTTGCTTGTCCCGAATATTGTTACGACTTTTTCTCTCATTTGTTTTGCCACAGAGTTTTATTTTTTATTAGCCACAGAGAACACAGAGCCCACAGAGAAAAAACTATTTTACATAAATGTTCTTCGTTTAAAAATCTTAACATCATTATTTGATAAATCAAACCATTCGCCGCGTGTTCTTTTATCTCCAAATCTCTTATGCCAATAGGCTTCTATTCCGAGGGGGTCATCTGTTTTGATTTTATGGACTATTTTTAATTCTTCCGGCAGCTTAATTCCTATTTCATAATTTCGTTTCTCGACATAATCGCTTTT
Above is a window of Planctomycetaceae bacterium DNA encoding:
- a CDS encoding LOG family protein; protein product: MREKVVTIFGTSKAKEGDEVFNLAYQFGKLCAEAGFVIANGGYKGIMTASAKGAKLACGKTIGVTCTAFGKKGPNEFITDNIITENLTQRVGKLVEIGDAYAVLPGGTGTLLELAEIWESANKGFVKPAKPIILLGDFWTPLVELMAKDDPGCKNYIVQAEDAEKAVEILQGIWK